The following proteins are co-located in the Alcaligenes faecalis genome:
- the lysM gene encoding peptidoglycan-binding protein LysM codes for MGVFSFLKDVGEKLFGANEAKAATADELQKELAKHQLSADDLNLAVDGDKVTVSGQAASTEQAEKIVLALGNTLGVSQVDNQLSVAQPSAQATMYTVQKGDTLWKIAETHYGKANGAKYTVIFEANQPMLSHPDKIYPGQVLRIPAL; via the coding sequence ATGGGCGTATTCAGTTTTCTTAAAGATGTCGGCGAAAAACTCTTTGGTGCCAACGAAGCCAAAGCAGCGACAGCAGACGAACTCCAGAAAGAACTGGCTAAACACCAACTTTCCGCCGACGATCTGAATCTGGCGGTTGATGGCGATAAAGTCACGGTTAGCGGCCAGGCTGCCTCCACCGAACAAGCTGAAAAAATTGTGCTGGCTCTGGGCAACACCCTGGGTGTCTCCCAAGTCGACAACCAGCTCAGCGTTGCTCAGCCTTCCGCCCAAGCCACCATGTACACCGTACAGAAAGGCGACACCCTCTGGAAAATTGCTGAAACCCACTACGGCAAGGCAAACGGTGCAAAATACACCGTTATCTTTGAAGCGAATCAGCCTATGCTCAGCCATCCTGACAAGATCTACCCCGGTCAGGTACTGCGTATTCCGGCGCTGTAA
- the thiS gene encoding sulfur carrier protein ThiS produces MNITLNGQSKTLANSDTVGTLIIELGYENKRIAVELNGDIVPKSQHASTFIKEGDTIEIVVAVGGG; encoded by the coding sequence ATGAACATTACCCTGAACGGCCAAAGCAAGACTCTGGCAAACTCTGACACGGTTGGCACGCTGATTATCGAACTGGGTTACGAAAACAAGCGCATTGCCGTAGAGTTGAATGGCGACATCGTACCCAAAAGCCAGCACGCCAGCACCTTCATTAAAGAAGGCGACACCATCGAGATCGTGGTTGCCGTCGGTGGCGGCTGA
- the pip gene encoding prolyl aminopeptidase, producing the protein MSATLFPPIEPYAQGTLHTEDGHHIYWECCGNPAGKPAVFLHGGPGSGCSTDHRRLFDPQKYNVLLFDQRGCGRSYPHASLENNTTWHLVQDMERLRQEKLKADKMLVFGGSWGSTLALAYAQTHPEHVSELIVRGIFMARPEELRWFYQEGASRLFPDIWEQYLAPIPKEEHGDLITAYHKRLTGDDPAVQLRAAHAWSQWESNTITLLPSQNHLDAKSSDKAALAFARIENHYFMNQGFLEPNQLLENAHRLHGIPGVIVQGRYDVCTPAHTAWQLHRAWPQAEFHMVADAGHAYDEPGILARLLAATQKFAI; encoded by the coding sequence ATGAGCGCTACCCTGTTCCCGCCTATAGAGCCTTACGCCCAAGGCACCTTGCACACCGAGGATGGACACCATATCTACTGGGAATGCTGCGGCAACCCCGCAGGTAAACCGGCCGTTTTCTTGCACGGTGGGCCGGGATCAGGATGTTCTACCGATCACCGCCGCTTGTTCGACCCGCAAAAATACAATGTGCTGCTGTTTGATCAGCGCGGTTGCGGACGTTCCTACCCTCATGCCAGCCTGGAGAACAACACCACTTGGCATCTGGTGCAGGACATGGAGAGACTGCGCCAGGAAAAGCTCAAAGCCGACAAGATGCTGGTCTTTGGCGGCTCCTGGGGTTCGACCCTGGCGCTGGCCTATGCCCAGACCCACCCCGAACACGTCAGTGAATTGATTGTGCGCGGTATCTTCATGGCCCGCCCTGAAGAGTTGCGCTGGTTTTATCAGGAAGGTGCCTCGCGCTTGTTCCCGGACATCTGGGAACAATATTTGGCCCCTATCCCCAAAGAAGAGCATGGTGACCTGATTACCGCCTATCACAAGCGTTTGACGGGCGATGACCCCGCTGTACAGCTACGCGCCGCACATGCCTGGTCGCAGTGGGAAAGCAATACGATCACGCTCTTGCCCAGCCAGAATCACCTGGATGCCAAATCCAGTGATAAAGCCGCCTTGGCCTTTGCGCGCATTGAAAACCACTACTTTATGAACCAGGGCTTTTTGGAGCCGAATCAACTGCTTGAAAACGCCCACCGCTTGCATGGCATTCCAGGGGTGATCGTGCAGGGACGCTATGATGTGTGCACTCCGGCGCATACAGCCTGGCAACTGCATCGCGCCTGGCCTCAAGCAGAATTTCACATGGTGGCAGACGCAGGCCACGCCTACGACGAACCGGGCATTTTGGCCCGGCTGCTGGCTGCTACCCAGAAATTCGCCATCTGA
- the trmB gene encoding tRNA (guanosine(46)-N7)-methyltransferase TrmB has protein sequence MTTSNEKQSLLSPNVANSNSGETHIRSFVHRRAHITPSQEQALARLLPLWSVSYRDSILKPETVFGNDHPLILEIGFGMGETTQKIAQARPDDNFLGVEVFNAGVGALLKRIDDEQISNIRIIQHDAVEVVRDMIAPASLAGIHIYFPDPWPKKRHHKRRLVQSPFIQLLTSRLKPGGYIHCATDWENYAEQMLEVLSDEPMLSNTHDGYAPRPDFRPLTKFENRGLRLGHGVWDLIFTRNDTPTPELNWPKKEQ, from the coding sequence ATGACCACCAGCAACGAAAAACAATCCCTGCTGTCGCCCAATGTCGCGAACAGCAATTCCGGCGAGACCCATATCCGTAGCTTTGTTCATCGGCGCGCGCACATTACGCCCAGCCAGGAACAAGCCCTGGCGCGCCTCTTGCCCCTATGGTCAGTCAGCTACCGCGACAGCATCCTGAAACCGGAAACCGTGTTTGGCAACGACCATCCCCTGATTCTGGAAATCGGTTTTGGCATGGGTGAAACCACCCAGAAAATTGCCCAGGCTCGTCCAGACGACAACTTCCTGGGTGTGGAAGTGTTCAACGCCGGTGTTGGCGCCTTGCTCAAGCGTATTGATGACGAGCAGATCAGCAATATCCGCATCATCCAGCATGATGCGGTGGAAGTGGTGCGCGACATGATCGCCCCTGCCTCGCTGGCTGGCATTCATATTTACTTCCCCGACCCTTGGCCCAAAAAACGCCATCACAAGCGTCGTCTGGTGCAGTCGCCCTTTATTCAGCTATTGACCAGCCGTCTGAAACCCGGTGGCTATATTCACTGCGCCACCGACTGGGAAAATTACGCCGAACAAATGCTGGAAGTGCTGTCCGACGAGCCCATGCTCAGCAACACACACGACGGCTACGCACCCCGCCCTGACTTCCGCCCCCTGACCAAATTCGAGAACCGTGGGCTGCGTCTGGGTCATGGCGTGTGGGATCTGATCTTCACCCGCAACGACACCCCTACCCCTGAATTGAACTGGCCCAAGAAAGAACAATGA
- a CDS encoding HipA domain-containing protein — MTMIGVYADWDGLPQPQRVGVLNSRRTRAHETFEFQYDPAALADPVIGQLVLDPRIFQFEGPQYPTAPQDRFGVFSDSSPDRWGRLLMDRRLARDIRAGIQPAGTRLYETDYLLGVHDLYRVGALRYKREDQGEFLDDTVGLAAPPFAEIRALEQASRALEEDPNNEAQTGQKWLRMLIAPGGSLGGARPKASVADEQGHLYIAKFPSSHDDYDVGGWEMVVNALAVGCGLNVVAAEARRFASDYHCFMVRRFDRTDEGRRLHFASAMTMTGHSDGDDASTGVSYLELAEVLIRHGSQTNIDLRELWSRIVFNILVSNTDDHLRNHGFILVPGTGWRLSEAYDMNPVPVGDGLKLNITEVDNALDLELAREVAAYFRLDLNKADEIIAKFQGIVRQWRTMAKGLGLPAREQDRMAEAFRIADA; from the coding sequence ATGACGATGATCGGAGTGTATGCAGATTGGGACGGCCTGCCTCAACCTCAGCGAGTAGGTGTTCTAAACTCCCGCAGGACACGTGCGCACGAGACGTTTGAATTTCAGTACGATCCCGCAGCACTTGCAGACCCCGTCATTGGCCAACTGGTTCTTGACCCAAGGATTTTCCAGTTCGAAGGGCCCCAGTATCCTACCGCGCCCCAGGACAGGTTCGGCGTGTTCTCTGACTCCAGTCCTGATCGATGGGGCCGTTTGCTTATGGACCGTCGCCTCGCACGGGATATTCGTGCAGGTATCCAGCCTGCTGGGACTCGACTGTATGAAACGGACTACCTGCTTGGCGTGCACGATCTCTACCGCGTGGGAGCCTTGCGCTACAAGCGAGAAGATCAAGGCGAATTTCTCGATGATACGGTTGGACTGGCAGCCCCACCTTTTGCCGAGATTCGAGCTCTGGAACAGGCGAGTCGGGCGCTGGAAGAAGATCCAAACAACGAGGCTCAAACAGGCCAAAAATGGCTCAGAATGTTGATCGCCCCCGGTGGCTCCCTAGGAGGTGCCAGGCCTAAGGCAAGCGTGGCTGATGAACAGGGACACTTGTACATCGCCAAGTTTCCGAGCTCTCACGATGACTATGACGTCGGTGGATGGGAGATGGTCGTCAATGCCTTGGCGGTCGGTTGTGGGCTGAATGTCGTGGCCGCTGAAGCGCGAAGATTTGCGAGTGACTACCACTGCTTCATGGTGCGGCGATTTGATCGCACTGATGAAGGGCGACGCCTGCACTTTGCCTCAGCAATGACCATGACCGGTCACAGCGATGGTGATGATGCGTCGACCGGAGTCAGCTATCTGGAGCTGGCTGAAGTCCTTATCAGGCATGGCTCCCAGACCAACATCGACCTCCGCGAGCTATGGTCACGAATCGTATTCAACATCCTCGTATCGAACACAGACGATCACTTACGCAACCACGGATTTATCCTTGTACCAGGAACGGGTTGGCGACTCTCTGAAGCCTACGACATGAACCCGGTGCCCGTTGGAGACGGCCTGAAGCTCAACATCACAGAAGTGGACAACGCGCTAGATCTGGAGCTCGCTCGCGAAGTCGCAGCGTACTTTCGCTTGGATCTAAACAAGGCCGATGAAATCATTGCAAAGTTCCAAGGAATCGTTCGCCAATGGAGAACTATGGCCAAAGGACTAGGGCTACCGGCACGCGAACAAGATCGAATGGCGGAAGCCTTTCGAATTGCTGATGCTTGA
- a CDS encoding helix-turn-helix transcriptional regulator, translated as MAKKTAPLMPTTQKRLAEFGERLKLARLRRKITAKQMAERAGMSPMTLRSLESGGPGVTIGAYLSVMQVLGIEKDLAMLGADDELGRRLQDSRLLRPSTTSPSVPPQTTWNERVGRSPAGKVIDKSPTPKKSINSASNRMNEPDNGIYADSPHPSARNSRTTSKSLASLLEPSPKQRKEDDTK; from the coding sequence ATGGCAAAAAAGACCGCTCCCCTTATGCCGACGACCCAGAAGCGACTCGCTGAATTTGGTGAGCGGCTCAAACTTGCACGCTTGCGCCGCAAAATCACCGCCAAGCAAATGGCAGAGCGCGCCGGAATGTCGCCGATGACGCTACGCTCCCTTGAGTCCGGGGGGCCGGGCGTAACGATAGGTGCCTACCTTTCCGTCATGCAAGTCCTCGGCATTGAAAAAGACCTCGCCATGCTGGGTGCTGACGACGAGCTTGGCCGTCGACTTCAGGACTCACGCCTTTTACGGCCGAGCACCACATCACCATCCGTCCCTCCCCAAACGACTTGGAACGAGAGAGTGGGCAGATCTCCAGCAGGAAAGGTAATCGACAAGTCACCTACTCCCAAGAAGAGCATAAACAGTGCAAGCAACCGAATGAATGAGCCGGACAACGGTATCTATGCCGACTCGCCCCACCCCTCTGCGAGGAACTCTCGAACTACATCCAAAAGTCTGGCGTCTCTCTTGGAACCCTCTCCTAAGCAGCGAAAAGAGGATGACACAAAATGA
- a CDS encoding DUF72 domain-containing protein produces the protein MQEDLFGDAIAQPPASKPAAPSRRKITKVSLAASALELSDLATQLPETLRFGVSTWSYPGWEGLIWDGEYESSILSKHGLEAYHQHPLMRTVCVDRSFWRPLTVTQYSAYAAQVDEDFRFVVKCPSMITDAQVRDEQGKVRKSNPDFLDIRLAVEQFVQPAVEGLRDKLGVLVFQLSPLSWGWLNRPAEMFDKLGQMLAAAREALPQGSQVVLAVEVRDPELLTQSLVDTLKANGATFCLGLHGKMPPIEEQLPVLRALWPGPLVCRWNLNREFGAYGYADAQKKHTPFDAIVSEDLHTRTVLARTIRGITGAGQAAYVTISNDAEGCAPLSIQRLAQRIVVQEK, from the coding sequence ATGCAAGAAGATCTTTTCGGCGATGCCATTGCTCAGCCACCCGCTTCAAAGCCCGCCGCTCCCTCCCGACGCAAAATCACCAAAGTCAGCCTTGCTGCTTCCGCGCTGGAGCTAAGCGATCTGGCGACCCAGCTTCCTGAAACCCTGCGTTTCGGTGTCTCCACCTGGTCCTACCCCGGTTGGGAAGGCTTGATCTGGGATGGCGAGTACGAGTCGAGCATCTTGTCCAAGCACGGTCTGGAGGCCTATCACCAGCATCCTTTGATGCGTACAGTCTGTGTCGATCGCAGCTTCTGGCGTCCTTTGACGGTCACACAGTATTCCGCCTACGCCGCACAGGTGGATGAGGATTTCCGCTTCGTTGTGAAATGCCCGTCCATGATTACGGATGCGCAAGTTCGTGATGAGCAGGGCAAGGTGCGTAAGTCGAATCCGGACTTTTTGGATATTCGTCTGGCTGTAGAGCAGTTTGTGCAGCCTGCGGTCGAGGGTTTGCGTGACAAGCTGGGCGTGCTGGTCTTCCAGTTAAGCCCACTGTCCTGGGGCTGGTTGAACCGCCCGGCAGAGATGTTCGACAAATTGGGGCAGATGCTGGCGGCGGCGCGTGAGGCTTTGCCGCAGGGTTCACAAGTGGTGCTTGCGGTAGAAGTCCGAGATCCGGAGCTGCTGACCCAAAGTCTTGTCGATACGCTCAAGGCCAATGGCGCGACGTTTTGCTTGGGCCTGCACGGCAAGATGCCGCCGATTGAGGAGCAATTGCCTGTATTGCGCGCCTTGTGGCCGGGGCCCTTGGTGTGTCGCTGGAACCTGAACCGGGAGTTTGGTGCTTACGGCTATGCGGATGCTCAAAAAAAGCATACTCCCTTCGATGCCATCGTCAGCGAGGACTTGCATACTCGCACGGTGCTGGCCCGCACAATTCGCGGAATTACGGGGGCGGGGCAGGCGGCATATGTGACGATCAGCAATGATGCGGAAGGCTGCGCGCCGCTCTCCATACAGCGGCTAGCGCAACGGATTGTGGTGCAAGAAAAGTAA
- a CDS encoding helix-turn-helix transcriptional regulator, with the protein MKNRLRVLRAEANWTQADLAERLGVSRQAVNALETGKHAPSLDLAFKISVVFEQAVEEIFENPYRES; encoded by the coding sequence ATGAAAAACCGATTGCGTGTATTGCGGGCCGAGGCGAACTGGACGCAGGCAGATTTGGCAGAGCGTTTGGGTGTATCCCGGCAGGCGGTCAATGCGTTGGAAACGGGTAAACATGCACCGTCCCTGGATCTGGCCTTCAAGATCAGTGTCGTGTTCGAACAGGCCGTAGAAGAGATTTTCGAGAACCCATATCGGGAGTCCTGA
- a CDS encoding SDR family oxidoreductase: MAKHSIKGKTVLIAGGAKNLGGLIARDLAEQGARAIAIHYNSDNSKAEADATVKAIQATGTQAIAFQADLRSASAMEKLFNDTVAAIGRPDIAINTVGKVLKKSLTEVSEAEYEQMSDINSKTAFFFLKEAGKHVQDNGKVCTLVTSLLGAFTPFYAAYAGTKAPVEHYTRAAAKEYGARGISVTAVGPGPMDTPFFYPAEGEDAVAYHKTAAALSPYSKTGLTDIEDVVPFIRHLVSDGWWITGQTILINGGYTTK, translated from the coding sequence ATGGCAAAGCACAGCATCAAAGGTAAAACCGTTCTGATTGCAGGCGGGGCAAAGAATCTGGGTGGCCTGATCGCCCGCGACCTGGCAGAACAAGGGGCGCGCGCCATTGCCATCCACTACAACAGCGACAACTCCAAAGCGGAAGCCGACGCCACCGTCAAAGCCATCCAGGCAACTGGTACACAAGCCATCGCCTTCCAGGCTGACTTGCGCTCGGCCAGTGCCATGGAAAAACTGTTTAACGATACGGTCGCTGCAATTGGCCGTCCCGATATCGCCATCAACACGGTGGGCAAAGTATTGAAAAAATCACTGACCGAAGTCAGCGAAGCCGAGTACGAGCAGATGAGCGACATCAACTCCAAAACCGCTTTTTTCTTCCTTAAAGAAGCCGGCAAGCACGTGCAGGACAATGGCAAAGTCTGCACCCTGGTCACGTCCCTGTTGGGGGCTTTCACCCCGTTTTACGCCGCTTATGCGGGCACCAAAGCGCCGGTAGAACACTACACCCGCGCTGCCGCCAAAGAATATGGCGCACGCGGTATTTCCGTCACGGCAGTCGGCCCTGGTCCGATGGATACGCCCTTCTTCTATCCAGCCGAGGGGGAGGATGCCGTGGCCTATCACAAGACGGCTGCCGCCCTGTCCCCCTACTCCAAGACCGGGCTGACAGACATTGAGGATGTGGTGCCCTTTATCCGTCATCTGGTCAGCGATGGCTGGTGGATTACCGGCCAAACCATTCTGATCAACGGTGGTTACACCACCAAGTAA
- a CDS encoding LysR family transcriptional regulator codes for MDRIDLFRIFTRVVECANFTRAADTLGMPRSSVSAAIQELEGRVGARLLNRTTRKVTVTQDGAAFYERCLRVIADVQETENLFRQASVGPIGTIKVDVPGRVGRLIVAPALPQFLARYPYVHVHLGVTDREVNLIEEQVDCVLRVGPLSDSGLIARTMGSLPLINVASPAYLARHGMPQTPADLENHQVVRYASPTSERVAPWEWMEQDKRQVLDLPGRVTVNNAEAYIACCLSGLGLIQIPAYDVQSHLQAGELVEVLPDYRAAPMPMSLLYLHRQHLSRRFQVFADWLETLLRHSAL; via the coding sequence ATGGACCGCATTGACCTGTTTCGCATCTTTACGCGGGTCGTGGAGTGCGCCAATTTCACTCGCGCGGCCGATACCTTGGGTATGCCGCGCTCTTCCGTGTCGGCGGCCATTCAGGAGCTGGAGGGTCGGGTCGGGGCTCGTCTGTTGAATCGCACCACGCGCAAAGTGACAGTCACGCAAGATGGTGCGGCGTTTTATGAACGTTGCCTGCGCGTGATTGCCGATGTGCAGGAAACCGAGAACCTGTTTCGCCAAGCCAGTGTCGGGCCAATCGGCACGATCAAGGTGGATGTGCCAGGGCGAGTAGGACGCTTGATTGTGGCGCCTGCACTGCCGCAGTTTTTGGCGCGTTACCCGTATGTTCATGTGCATTTGGGCGTGACAGACCGCGAGGTGAATTTGATTGAGGAGCAGGTGGATTGTGTGCTGCGGGTGGGGCCATTAAGTGATTCGGGCCTGATCGCCAGAACGATGGGCAGCCTACCTTTGATCAATGTGGCCAGTCCCGCTTATCTAGCCCGCCATGGCATGCCCCAGACACCTGCGGACCTGGAAAACCATCAAGTGGTACGTTATGCCTCGCCCACCAGCGAACGTGTGGCTCCTTGGGAATGGATGGAGCAGGACAAGCGTCAGGTGCTGGACCTACCAGGTCGCGTGACTGTGAACAATGCCGAAGCGTATATTGCTTGTTGTTTGTCCGGCTTGGGCTTGATTCAGATCCCTGCCTACGATGTGCAGTCGCACTTGCAGGCAGGTGAATTGGTAGAAGTCCTGCCGGATTACCGTGCTGCGCCTATGCCCATGTCCTTGCTGTATTTGCATCGCCAACACTTGTCGCGCCGCTTCCAGGTGTTTGCGGATTGGCTGGAAACCTTGCTGCGTCATTCAGCCTTGTAG
- a CDS encoding calcium:proton antiporter, whose amino-acid sequence MAHPAPPSTPLIPPITWLRLFGSWSIVVLFMVFGGQWLGDSLNGTTAAIVFLVLFVTILAASFGVVREADHLAHQLGEPYGTLILTLSIVLIEVILIASVLLGPGDFPTIGRDSIYAVMMIILNLITGLCLIAGAARNGDQEFNRQGTNTYLSMIVLLTSVGLILPNYTSTAGEFSTTQAIGIAVLTGLVYALFLYLQMGSHRHDYVQPNQAVQNAEDAAPAPRDPQATRAMLIRSLVLIALILPIVLLAHDLAIVTDYGIAASGAPVAVGGVLIAIIVFTPESITAIKAAMNNEMQRAINLCLGAFVSTVGLTVPVVLMIGLITGKQVIMGISNTEIVLFLITALLSILSFSGKRTSPIQGYMHLMVFAVFGLLLFYP is encoded by the coding sequence ATGGCCCACCCTGCACCACCCTCAACCCCACTTATTCCTCCCATCACCTGGCTACGCTTGTTCGGTTCCTGGTCCATTGTTGTGCTCTTCATGGTTTTTGGCGGGCAATGGCTGGGAGATTCCTTGAACGGCACCACGGCGGCCATCGTCTTTCTGGTGCTATTCGTCACCATTCTGGCAGCCTCGTTTGGCGTGGTGCGCGAAGCCGACCACCTGGCCCATCAACTGGGCGAGCCTTACGGCACCCTGATCCTGACCCTGTCCATTGTGCTGATCGAAGTCATCCTGATTGCCTCGGTCCTGCTGGGGCCAGGCGACTTTCCCACCATAGGTCGGGACTCGATCTACGCCGTAATGATGATCATCCTGAACCTGATCACCGGCCTGTGTCTGATTGCCGGCGCAGCACGCAATGGCGACCAGGAGTTCAACCGCCAAGGCACCAACACCTACTTGTCCATGATTGTCTTGCTGACCAGTGTGGGCCTGATTCTGCCCAACTACACCAGCACGGCAGGCGAGTTCAGTACGACCCAGGCCATCGGCATTGCGGTGCTGACAGGTCTCGTTTATGCCCTCTTCCTGTATCTGCAAATGGGCAGCCACCGTCATGACTATGTACAGCCCAACCAGGCAGTGCAGAACGCTGAAGATGCGGCACCCGCACCGCGTGATCCTCAAGCGACCCGCGCCATGCTGATACGCAGCCTGGTGCTGATCGCCCTGATCTTGCCTATCGTCCTGCTGGCGCATGATCTGGCCATTGTGACGGACTATGGTATCGCCGCTTCGGGCGCCCCCGTTGCTGTCGGCGGAGTGCTGATCGCGATTATCGTGTTCACCCCGGAGTCCATTACCGCCATCAAGGCGGCCATGAACAATGAGATGCAGCGGGCCATCAATCTGTGTCTAGGCGCCTTCGTCTCTACCGTGGGGCTGACAGTGCCGGTAGTGCTGATGATTGGCCTGATTACCGGCAAACAAGTGATCATGGGCATCAGCAATACAGAAATCGTGCTGTTTCTGATCACAGCACTGCTCAGTATCTTGAGCTTTAGCGGCAAGCGAACCTCTCCCATTCAAGGTTATATGCACCTGATGGTATTTGCGGTGTTTGGGCTGCTGCTGTTTTACCCTTGA
- a CDS encoding DNA-binding response regulator: MNKYATIKYQPDQKIRILLISNNTRQHEQLLQALLAGAFRVSVAADGVQGYTKAQLTLPELILVDKQLTGIDALSLTHMLQGLKATAQIPLIILDSNMDGSSEECVSFLKAGAVDYIGNPYVLDEVKERINVPLRCPKKILPAMVSGKIQSQHSSTTAETSMLIHAIQKTIDANLGSPPSQKELCDMFKISRRKIMNIFQRNFGLSVSSYIRLQRMYRAEYLLKTTALKIDVIATDLGFSSPANFSTAFKTYAGVAPGKFRQAIEKNKPYTENAACIRSMGPPVFSSGWCPP, from the coding sequence TTGAACAAATACGCCACTATAAAGTATCAGCCAGATCAAAAAATCAGGATTCTGCTGATCTCCAATAACACTCGCCAGCACGAACAACTTCTTCAGGCCCTGCTGGCGGGTGCTTTTCGAGTTTCTGTTGCTGCCGATGGGGTGCAAGGATATACCAAGGCCCAATTAACCTTACCGGAACTTATCCTGGTGGATAAGCAATTGACGGGAATAGATGCTTTGTCCTTAACCCATATGCTGCAAGGATTAAAAGCCACGGCCCAAATCCCCCTCATCATCCTGGATTCAAACATGGACGGCAGCAGTGAGGAATGTGTCTCTTTTTTAAAAGCAGGGGCGGTTGACTACATTGGCAATCCGTACGTCCTCGACGAGGTCAAAGAGCGCATCAACGTCCCTTTGCGTTGCCCAAAAAAAATACTGCCAGCCATGGTTTCAGGAAAGATACAAAGCCAGCACTCAAGTACGACCGCTGAAACCAGCATGCTGATCCACGCTATTCAGAAGACGATCGATGCCAATCTGGGCTCGCCCCCCAGCCAGAAAGAACTGTGCGATATGTTCAAGATTTCACGGCGAAAAATCATGAATATATTTCAGCGCAACTTTGGCTTAAGTGTCAGCAGCTACATCCGATTGCAGCGTATGTATCGGGCCGAGTATCTGCTGAAAACCACAGCCTTGAAAATTGATGTCATTGCAACTGATTTAGGATTCTCCAGTCCCGCCAATTTCTCTACCGCATTCAAAACCTATGCAGGTGTGGCCCCTGGGAAATTCAGGCAGGCTATTGAAAAGAACAAACCCTATACAGAAAACGCGGCTTGTATCCGCTCCATGGGGCCGCCTGTTTTTTCATCAGGTTGGTGTCCGCCATAA
- a CDS encoding 2-hydroxychromene-2-carboxylate isomerase, with protein sequence MNTPGIDYYFWMNSDWAYLGADRLEAIARQQNVPIHYKPVDLPQVYARTGGVLLGQRSPERQAYRITELRRWCHKLGIHVNPTPRFMCPDATLASTLVIALNQAGLPVLDLYKAILRAQWCEDQNIADPVLLSGILQAHQLDADYWLEQAPLMQAQYQVHTEEAIAAGVFGSPSYVYQGELFWGQDRLDMLDQAITRHTAPA encoded by the coding sequence ATGAACACGCCCGGTATTGACTACTACTTCTGGATGAATTCAGACTGGGCTTACCTGGGGGCCGACCGGCTAGAGGCGATCGCCCGCCAGCAAAACGTCCCGATCCATTACAAACCCGTGGACTTGCCGCAGGTCTATGCCCGTACCGGCGGTGTTCTGTTGGGACAACGCTCACCCGAACGGCAGGCTTATCGCATTACAGAATTGCGGCGCTGGTGTCACAAGCTGGGCATACACGTCAATCCCACACCACGCTTCATGTGTCCAGACGCCACGCTGGCCTCCACGCTGGTGATCGCCCTCAATCAGGCAGGCTTGCCAGTACTGGATTTATACAAAGCCATTTTGCGAGCGCAATGGTGCGAGGATCAAAATATTGCCGACCCTGTGCTACTGAGCGGAATTTTGCAGGCTCACCAACTCGATGCAGACTACTGGCTTGAGCAAGCACCGCTGATGCAGGCGCAGTATCAAGTCCACACTGAGGAGGCCATTGCAGCCGGTGTTTTCGGTTCACCCTCCTATGTGTACCAGGGTGAACTGTTCTGGGGCCAGGACAGACTGGACATGCTGGACCAGGCCATCACCAGGCACACTGCTCCGGCTTGA